From a single Eisenibacter elegans DSM 3317 genomic region:
- a CDS encoding M15 family metallopeptidase, with the protein MFRQMFWYCLSLCCLCWSGISPTPAPNPLAQKLVQAYPDFLLRVEGNELIWKDGTRMLIDDGRSKSFEQRLANADLKDQLSQTYPKGYPYPTPALNQDPGRIRCEAFFRKMYGASEQAVRQHLVAVRWLPSSINKTLYVTQLNGVAEKLQAVANILDKRPHLHPYLNNPAGTFNWRFVSGTQNLSTHSFGIAIDINVNYSDYWQWAPKGQALVYKNRIPWEIVEVFEQHGFIWGGKWYHYDTMHFEYRPELL; encoded by the coding sequence ATGTTCCGACAAATGTTTTGGTACTGCCTCAGTCTGTGTTGTCTCTGCTGGAGTGGCATCAGCCCCACCCCTGCGCCTAACCCTCTGGCACAAAAGCTGGTACAAGCTTACCCCGATTTTTTATTGCGAGTAGAAGGAAACGAACTCATCTGGAAAGATGGTACCCGGATGTTGATTGACGACGGGCGAAGCAAAAGTTTTGAGCAGCGCCTAGCCAACGCCGACCTCAAAGACCAGCTCTCACAAACCTACCCCAAAGGATACCCCTATCCTACCCCTGCCCTCAACCAAGACCCCGGACGGATACGATGTGAAGCTTTTTTTAGGAAAATGTATGGCGCTAGCGAGCAAGCCGTGCGCCAACACCTCGTGGCTGTGCGCTGGTTGCCTTCTAGCATCAACAAAACCTTATATGTAACCCAGCTCAACGGAGTGGCCGAGAAACTACAAGCTGTCGCCAATATACTCGACAAGCGCCCTCACCTACACCCATACCTCAACAACCCTGCGGGTACATTTAACTGGCGTTTCGTCAGCGGCACACAAAACCTCAGCACCCACAGCTTCGGCATTGCCATTGATATCAATGTCAATTATTCGGACTATTGGCAGTGGGCACCCAAAGGCCAAGCACTGGTATACAAAAATCGGATTCCTTGGGAAATTGTGGAAGTCTTTGAGCAACACGGCTTTATATGGGGGGGCAAATGGTATCACTACGACACCATGCACTTTGAGTATAGGCCGGAACTGTTATAA
- a CDS encoding MarC family protein, whose translation MFNFKEIMSVSLVLFSVIDILGSIPIILDIQKRQGHIESEKATIVAGVLMFVFLFLGDSILKLFGIDIASFAVAGSIIIFALGIEMVLGITLFREDAEEQSTSTIVPLAFPLIAGAGTMTTLISLKAEYEQANVMVGVVVNLLFVYLVLKLSKPIGQRLGKSGLNILRKVFGIILLAIAIKLFKTNILPTPV comes from the coding sequence ATGTTCAACTTCAAAGAGATTATGTCGGTATCTCTAGTACTTTTTTCGGTGATTGATATTTTGGGTTCTATCCCCATTATTTTGGACATCCAGAAGCGCCAAGGGCATATTGAATCAGAGAAGGCGACCATTGTGGCGGGGGTACTGATGTTTGTTTTTTTGTTTTTGGGGGATTCTATTTTAAAGCTTTTTGGGATTGATATCGCCTCCTTTGCCGTAGCTGGCTCTATCATTATTTTTGCTTTGGGTATCGAGATGGTCTTGGGCATCACACTTTTCAGAGAAGATGCCGAAGAGCAAAGTACTTCTACGATTGTTCCTTTGGCTTTTCCGCTCATTGCTGGAGCCGGCACAATGACTACGCTCATCTCGCTCAAAGCCGAGTATGAGCAAGCCAACGTGATGGTGGGGGTAGTCGTCAACCTGTTGTTTGTGTATTTGGTGCTTAAGCTTTCCAAACCTATTGGGCAGCGGCTGGGCAAATCAGGGCTTAATATCCTGCGCAAGGTCTTTGGCATCATCTTGCTGGCCATTGCTATCAAGCTATTCAAAACTAATATTCTCCCTACGCCTGTTTAG
- a CDS encoding Smr/MutS family protein gives MNIGDRVRLLHGREEGVITRLIDPKLVEVEIEDGFTIPVLKTELVTIAKEEGERFGTPNKEASSPKEAAKPQVMSQKGFYAAFVPVNDKQLSLYLINNTDYDLCLSVSEERDSLHNGLYAGVLGKRKTQKVHSLSLDQFEQWGVFVFQALYFAMGKHQHKTPFYRKLKCKANSFFKSKKEAPILGKQAYTLQLDREDSPWQVQVDIQVHLSDEEAPTQPSVDPIRLREQLLAPNSLTDELVVPQSSSKAATHNLKEVDLHIEKLTPHYAKMNNAEMLTLQLDTFERYLDQAIAAGITELVFIHGVGNGKLRQEIHRRLSKHPHIRHYQDAKREKFGYGATLVAI, from the coding sequence ATGAATATCGGAGACCGCGTACGCCTTTTACACGGGCGCGAAGAAGGAGTTATCACCCGCTTGATAGACCCAAAGCTGGTAGAAGTAGAAATAGAAGATGGTTTTACGATTCCTGTACTCAAAACCGAACTGGTAACCATTGCCAAAGAAGAAGGAGAGCGATTTGGTACACCCAACAAAGAAGCCAGCAGCCCTAAGGAAGCCGCCAAGCCTCAGGTAATGAGCCAAAAGGGCTTTTATGCGGCTTTTGTGCCTGTAAATGATAAGCAGCTTTCGCTATACCTTATCAATAATACGGATTATGACCTCTGCCTGAGTGTGTCCGAAGAACGTGATAGCCTACACAATGGCCTCTATGCAGGCGTTTTGGGTAAACGCAAAACCCAAAAAGTACACAGCCTCTCGCTCGACCAGTTTGAGCAATGGGGAGTGTTTGTTTTCCAAGCACTTTATTTTGCTATGGGCAAACATCAACACAAAACCCCCTTTTATCGCAAGCTCAAGTGTAAGGCCAACAGTTTTTTCAAGAGCAAGAAAGAAGCACCTATCTTGGGTAAGCAGGCCTATACCCTACAGCTCGACCGTGAGGATAGCCCTTGGCAAGTGCAGGTAGACATACAGGTACACCTTAGCGATGAGGAAGCCCCAACCCAACCAAGCGTAGACCCCATACGCCTAAGAGAGCAACTGTTGGCTCCCAATAGCTTGACTGATGAACTGGTAGTCCCTCAGAGTAGCTCCAAAGCCGCCACACACAATCTCAAGGAGGTTGATCTCCATATCGAAAAGTTGACACCACACTACGCTAAAATGAACAATGCGGAGATGCTGACCCTACAGCTCGATACTTTTGAGCGCTACCTAGACCAAGCCATTGCTGCCGGAATAACAGAGCTGGTTTTCATACACGGTGTAGGCAACGGCAAACTACGTCAAGAGATTCACCGCCGCCTAAGCAAGCATCCTCATATCCGCCATTACCAAGACGCAAAGCGCGAAAAATTTGGCTATGGCGCTACTTTAGTGGCTATCTAG
- the tatC gene encoding twin-arginine translocase subunit TatC encodes MKQPAKLGLIGHVAQALRQNRQEAATTEKEMSFIDHLEELRWHLIRSGAAIFVFGIAAFLAKPFVFGVVILGPSRTDFWTYQALCQLSELLQTKALCINQLNFTIQSRQMAGQFMMHLTSSAVIGLILAFPYAFWEIWSFIRPGLYPAEQKAARGATFFVSLLFILGVLFGYYIISPLSINFLAGYTLDPSIINEFDIISYVSTLTSIVLASAILFQLPVFVYFLAAAGLISAAFLRTYRRHAIVIILVVAAVLTPPDMFSQVLIFLPLSVLYEISISITARVERKRIKSLGMSTTE; translated from the coding sequence ATGAAACAACCTGCCAAACTAGGACTGATAGGACACGTAGCCCAAGCCCTACGCCAAAACCGCCAAGAGGCGGCTACTACTGAGAAAGAAATGAGCTTCATTGACCACCTCGAAGAGCTGCGTTGGCACCTCATCCGCTCTGGCGCTGCCATTTTTGTGTTTGGCATTGCCGCTTTTTTGGCCAAGCCTTTTGTATTTGGGGTGGTGATTTTGGGACCTTCGCGCACAGATTTTTGGACTTATCAAGCGCTCTGCCAACTAAGCGAATTATTACAAACTAAGGCGCTGTGTATCAATCAACTCAACTTTACGATTCAAAGCCGACAGATGGCAGGTCAGTTTATGATGCACTTGACCTCCTCGGCGGTCATCGGCCTTATTCTAGCATTCCCTTATGCTTTTTGGGAAATATGGAGCTTTATACGCCCTGGTCTTTATCCTGCCGAACAGAAGGCCGCCCGTGGCGCTACTTTTTTTGTCAGCCTGTTGTTTATTCTGGGCGTGTTGTTTGGCTATTATATCATCTCGCCCTTGTCTATCAACTTTTTGGCAGGCTATACCCTCGATCCTTCTATCATCAATGAGTTTGATATCATCTCCTATGTATCTACCCTGACGAGCATTGTGCTGGCTTCTGCTATCTTGTTTCAGCTGCCGGTATTTGTCTATTTTTTGGCTGCGGCGGGGCTTATTAGCGCCGCATTTTTACGTACTTATCGCCGCCATGCCATTGTGATTATCTTAGTGGTCGCGGCGGTGTTGACCCCTCCGGACATGTTCAGCCAAGTATTGATTTTTCTGCCCTTGAGTGTGCTCTACGAAATCAGTATCAGTATTACGGCACGTGTCGAACGCAAGCGTATCAAATCTTTGGGAATGTCTACTACTGAATGA
- a CDS encoding DMT family transporter: MSWIYLVIAGLFETGFATCLGKAQESEGATAIYWYVGFALCLTVSMLLLWKATQVLPIGTAYAVWTGIGAVGTVVMGIWLFAEPVAFWRMFFLATLIASIIGLKAVTKG, from the coding sequence ATTAGTTGGATTTATTTGGTCATAGCCGGGCTTTTCGAGACCGGGTTTGCTACCTGCCTCGGCAAGGCACAAGAAAGCGAAGGAGCTACAGCGATTTATTGGTATGTAGGGTTTGCGCTCTGCCTAACGGTGAGTATGCTGCTTTTATGGAAAGCTACCCAAGTACTGCCTATCGGCACTGCTTATGCCGTCTGGACGGGCATTGGCGCAGTAGGAACGGTGGTGATGGGAATTTGGCTTTTTGCAGAGCCGGTGGCCTTTTGGCGAATGTTTTTCTTGGCGACGCTTATTGCTTCTATCATCGGGCTGAAAGCCGTTACGAAGGGTTAG
- a CDS encoding MBL fold metallo-hydrolase gives MAIRHSQAHQYDAVHFFEFGYSPSRLLPFLKVHCYWLDGVLIDTAQRRMQPQVLSALQSLPIHSILLTHYHEDHSGNAAALSQQTQAPVYAGMLTQQLMQDLPPILPYQHWAFGAATPLTDIQPLPEVIETEHYRLEPLFCPGHSPDHYAFLEPSQGWLFAGDLFLGKLKYTRRDENPKELMASIERVLQYDFDVLFCAHNPRLTQGKQALAEKLAYLQALREEANYWHRKGYGLSAIQRKVKLPDSLFVRLWTWDDVRARYLIQGLLDAPITALIAAS, from the coding sequence ATGGCGATTAGACATTCCCAAGCCCACCAATACGATGCAGTACATTTTTTTGAATTTGGCTATAGCCCTTCCCGACTTTTGCCTTTTCTAAAGGTACACTGTTATTGGCTCGACGGTGTATTAATTGATACCGCACAACGCCGGATGCAGCCTCAGGTGTTGTCGGCCTTACAGTCGTTGCCTATACATAGCATCTTGCTCACCCACTACCACGAAGACCACTCGGGCAATGCCGCCGCACTCTCCCAACAAACCCAAGCGCCTGTGTATGCCGGGATGCTTACTCAGCAGTTGATGCAGGATTTGCCTCCCATACTCCCTTATCAACATTGGGCTTTTGGGGCGGCAACACCGCTGACAGACATACAGCCCCTACCTGAAGTCATCGAAACGGAACACTATCGGCTGGAACCGCTTTTTTGCCCCGGCCATTCCCCCGACCACTACGCATTTCTGGAGCCCTCACAAGGTTGGCTCTTTGCCGGAGATTTGTTCTTGGGTAAATTAAAATACACCCGCCGCGACGAAAACCCCAAAGAATTGATGGCTTCTATCGAACGGGTGCTGCAATATGATTTTGACGTGCTTTTTTGTGCCCACAATCCTCGTCTCACCCAAGGCAAACAAGCCTTGGCCGAAAAACTAGCCTACCTACAAGCGCTGCGCGAAGAAGCCAATTATTGGCACCGCAAAGGTTATGGTCTGAGCGCTATCCAACGTAAGGTCAAGCTGCCCGACAGCCTCTTCGTCCGCCTGTGGACTTGGGACGATGTACGGGCGCGCTATCTCATTCAGGGGCTGCTGGATGCGCCCATAACAGCGCTTATCGCCGCCAGTTAG
- a CDS encoding DUF481 domain-containing protein, translating to MRHTHTLVNNTLHYLAALFCFGLIPQAILAQTTDSLALRQIDSLQQVIRTLQADPASNTTLNTVQTQVVKPNPNLRARFTGRGLATAGNIERILVETGLSLSYERPGSVFSFDMSPRYVYGSQAGVLAERDYSTDLNVGIFHERRFYGIAFGFGEVSNLRKIKLRYLAGAGLAWRIIKTNNYKFSISNAIMYETTDFDSPEREDISVWRNSTRIKGEYRFFSNKLIFRHIAFLQPALDKDNFRWNGIASLELPLSAYFAIQTAIENSFESVVVEGRKNNDTRWTIGFTISNWRR from the coding sequence ATGAGACACACACATACTTTGGTAAACAATACGCTCCACTATTTGGCAGCGTTGTTTTGTTTTGGGTTGATACCTCAGGCTATTCTAGCCCAAACCACAGACAGTTTGGCGCTGCGCCAAATCGACTCTCTCCAACAAGTGATACGGACCTTGCAGGCCGACCCAGCGAGCAATACTACACTCAACACCGTACAGACACAAGTGGTGAAGCCCAACCCCAACTTGCGCGCACGCTTTACAGGACGAGGCTTGGCTACTGCCGGAAACATTGAACGGATATTGGTCGAAACAGGCCTTAGCTTATCTTATGAGCGCCCCGGGTCGGTCTTTAGCTTTGATATGAGCCCCCGCTATGTATACGGCAGTCAAGCAGGAGTACTGGCTGAGCGAGATTATAGTACTGATCTCAACGTGGGGATTTTTCACGAACGCCGCTTTTATGGCATTGCCTTTGGCTTTGGAGAGGTGAGCAACTTGCGTAAAATCAAACTGCGTTATCTTGCCGGGGCGGGCTTGGCTTGGCGGATTATCAAAACGAACAACTACAAGTTTTCTATCAGCAATGCCATTATGTACGAAACTACTGATTTTGACTCCCCGGAGCGTGAAGACATCAGCGTATGGCGTAATTCTACCCGTATCAAAGGGGAATACCGATTTTTTTCCAACAAGCTCATCTTCAGACACATAGCCTTTTTACAGCCTGCCCTCGATAAGGATAACTTTCGTTGGAATGGCATCGCTTCGTTGGAGTTGCCCCTCTCAGCTTATTTTGCCATCCAGACAGCCATCGAAAACTCTTTTGAGAGTGTGGTAGTAGAAGGCCGTAAAAATAACGATACCCGTTGGACGATAGGTTTTACCATCTCTAACTGGCGGCGATAA
- a CDS encoding patatin-like phospholipase family protein, translated as MNRNKKLTRILSIDGGGIRGILPGQVLVALENKLRLRTGNPDARLADFFDLLAGTSTGGILTCLLLTPSTEVPSRPRFGAEEAVALYLQNGSAIFDVPLWHGLRTVRGILNARYPAKAIESVIQGYLGDLKLSELVKPCLITSYDVQRCRPKFFTQHNALEGLKRGNLGHDFYVREVARATSAAPTYFPAANVTSLSGVHYPLIDGGIFANNPTLCAYAEARQMDFGEEKIHPNAADMLILSLGTGNNSTSYEYQKIRNWGIAEWIQPLIDMMMNGVSQTVDYQLRQMYDAVGTPHQYIRIDPIFGDAKPSMDDASEQNLKALAAAGIETAEIHDATLDRVVDMLIANA; from the coding sequence ATGAACCGCAACAAAAAACTAACCCGCATCCTTTCTATCGATGGCGGAGGAATTCGAGGAATTTTACCCGGGCAAGTCCTTGTAGCGCTTGAAAATAAGCTGCGCCTGCGCACAGGCAATCCTGATGCCCGTTTGGCTGATTTTTTTGACCTTCTGGCCGGCACTAGCACTGGTGGTATCCTGACCTGTCTCTTGCTTACTCCCAGCACGGAAGTGCCTAGCCGCCCACGTTTTGGGGCTGAGGAGGCCGTGGCGCTCTATCTCCAAAATGGAAGTGCCATTTTTGATGTACCGTTGTGGCACGGGCTACGTACTGTTCGGGGGATTCTGAATGCACGCTACCCTGCTAAGGCCATTGAATCTGTAATACAAGGATATCTGGGAGACCTAAAACTGAGCGAGTTGGTCAAGCCTTGTTTGATTACTTCATACGATGTACAGCGCTGCCGACCTAAGTTTTTTACACAACACAACGCTCTAGAAGGGCTAAAACGAGGCAATTTAGGCCACGATTTTTACGTTCGTGAGGTTGCCCGTGCGACCTCTGCCGCACCTACTTATTTTCCGGCAGCCAATGTAACTTCACTTTCGGGAGTGCACTACCCGCTGATAGACGGGGGTATTTTTGCCAATAACCCTACGCTCTGTGCGTATGCCGAAGCGCGGCAAATGGATTTTGGGGAGGAGAAAATACACCCCAACGCAGCCGATATGCTGATTCTTTCGCTCGGAACAGGCAATAACTCTACTTCGTATGAATACCAAAAGATCCGAAATTGGGGTATTGCAGAATGGATTCAGCCGCTAATAGACATGATGATGAATGGGGTGTCACAAACGGTTGATTATCAGCTCCGACAGATGTACGACGCCGTCGGTACACCCCATCAGTACATCCGTATAGACCCCATCTTTGGTGATGCCAAGCCTAGTATGGACGATGCCTCCGAACAAAACCTGAAGGCCTTGGCCGCCGCCGGCATTGAAACCGCCGAAATTCACGATGCTACCCTCGACCGTGTCGTAGATATGCTTATTGCCAATGCCTGA
- a CDS encoding leucine-rich repeat domain-containing protein: MPQHFSKILALLHSGQVDNIYLALSLAHHHYAALFEEQVGYSPASFRNLVDWLAAYAPDTLHRPLYEVDMLFLNSRNIQELPEALPYLSNLQILSLDQNTLTHFPIQITALPKLRALYLSNNQINAIPQALGQLRQLKMLHISHNRLVSLPESLTQLSALEVLNISHNAIKQLPQSIGRLQRLRSLQLTYNQLEALPEGLGMLPLLNPLCLYGNPTELFIPPSLRDTPLLSQRRC, translated from the coding sequence ATGCCTCAGCACTTCTCCAAGATACTCGCCTTGTTACACAGCGGCCAAGTTGATAATATCTACCTTGCCTTGAGTTTGGCGCATCATCACTATGCCGCTCTTTTTGAGGAACAGGTGGGCTATAGCCCTGCCAGTTTCCGTAATTTGGTCGATTGGTTGGCGGCTTATGCACCCGACACCCTACATCGTCCGCTATATGAGGTAGATATGCTGTTTCTCAACAGCCGAAATATTCAAGAACTGCCAGAGGCCTTGCCCTATCTGAGCAATTTGCAAATTTTGTCGCTAGACCAAAACACGCTGACACATTTTCCTATCCAGATTACGGCCTTACCCAAGCTACGAGCCCTATACCTGAGTAATAACCAAATTAACGCCATCCCCCAAGCACTTGGGCAACTAAGACAGCTCAAAATGTTGCACATCAGCCATAACAGGCTCGTTTCGCTGCCTGAGAGCCTAACCCAGCTCTCAGCGCTCGAAGTGCTTAATATCAGCCACAATGCTATCAAACAGCTACCCCAGAGTATTGGCCGACTCCAGCGCTTGCGAAGCCTCCAACTAACTTATAATCAGCTGGAGGCTTTACCCGAAGGGTTGGGAATGCTCCCTTTGCTCAATCCACTATGCCTCTATGGCAACCCTACAGAGTTGTTTATCCCTCCAAGTTTGAGAGATACACCCTTGCTGAGCCAACGGCGTTGTTGA
- a CDS encoding Ppx/GppA phosphatase family protein: MNLAAIDIGSNGARLYISRVIEEEPQPTLKQVEYVRFPLRLGKSVFETGKIDKEKQQEMLKLMHAFKLLMDLHQVEDYLALATSAMREASNGLDIAKKIEDRFGLQIQIIDGKQEAEYTGQVIGSLLDADKNYIHIDVGGGSTELNYYIDRQKVATQSYEIGSIRNAQSTSFQEKLKALESWIREQLQVNPSPTPLMAIGTGGNINKIASMLSKKGDILPIDEIRTIRNYVAAFDIPTRIHRLKLNPDRAETLPPAADIYISAMEAAQASQMLVPDVGLKNGIMQALLQKNLANKV, translated from the coding sequence GTGAATTTAGCTGCCATAGACATCGGCTCCAACGGCGCACGCCTATATATCAGCCGTGTGATAGAGGAAGAGCCTCAACCCACACTCAAACAAGTTGAATATGTGCGGTTTCCACTACGCTTGGGTAAGAGCGTTTTTGAAACCGGCAAAATAGATAAAGAAAAACAGCAAGAAATGCTCAAGCTGATGCACGCCTTCAAACTTTTGATGGATTTGCATCAAGTCGAAGACTATCTAGCTTTGGCTACTTCTGCTATGCGCGAAGCCAGCAACGGACTCGATATAGCCAAAAAAATAGAAGACCGCTTCGGCCTCCAAATCCAAATTATTGATGGCAAACAAGAGGCAGAATATACCGGACAGGTGATTGGTAGTCTGCTGGATGCCGACAAAAACTACATACACATCGATGTCGGCGGGGGAAGCACAGAGCTGAACTATTACATAGACCGACAAAAAGTGGCCACGCAATCTTATGAAATAGGCTCTATACGCAATGCGCAAAGCACTTCTTTCCAAGAAAAACTAAAAGCCTTAGAAAGCTGGATTCGAGAGCAGCTTCAAGTCAACCCCAGTCCCACTCCCTTGATGGCCATCGGGACTGGAGGGAATATCAACAAAATAGCCTCGATGCTCTCCAAAAAGGGAGATATCTTGCCCATTGACGAAATCCGCACGATCCGCAATTATGTGGCAGCCTTTGATATCCCTACTCGTATCCATAGGCTTAAGCTCAACCCCGACCGTGCAGAAACGCTGCCGCCAGCTGCAGATATTTATATCTCGGCGATGGAAGCAGCCCAAGCCTCACAAATGCTTGTGCCGGACGTAGGGCTCAAAAACGGCATTATGCAGGCATTGTTGCAGAAAAACCTAGCCAACAAGGTATAA